A single window of Vibrio stylophorae DNA harbors:
- the gspM gene encoding type II secretion system protein GspM, protein MMSFLQKLSEQFAERSPRERVLIAVLLQVLLIVLFMMLWLDPQMDQKIGAQRQLEAVKSEQQQLQLTIDALDQALAKDPDQQVRKDIQQLDVQLVRLNRELENSMGALLSPQQMAPLLETMMKESHQLRLLSIRSMQPQPITDVSQETAQASNTSTDEAKNSDSVPTEQPIQPSVRAMTLYQHPVKIEFTGRYFDIANYLLKLEQMPQRFYWQSLDYQVSDFPRAKVVLQIYTLGQREAFIGG, encoded by the coding sequence ATGATGTCATTTTTGCAAAAATTGAGCGAACAATTTGCTGAGCGCTCACCACGTGAGCGTGTGTTGATTGCTGTTTTGCTGCAAGTGTTACTGATTGTTCTCTTTATGATGCTGTGGCTGGATCCGCAAATGGATCAAAAAATTGGTGCACAGCGTCAGCTTGAAGCGGTTAAAAGTGAGCAACAACAGCTGCAATTGACCATTGATGCGCTTGATCAGGCCTTAGCCAAGGATCCCGACCAGCAAGTACGCAAAGATATTCAGCAGCTAGATGTGCAATTAGTGCGCTTAAATCGCGAGCTTGAAAACAGCATGGGAGCCTTGTTATCACCGCAGCAGATGGCGCCGCTGTTAGAAACCATGATGAAAGAGAGCCATCAACTTCGATTGTTATCTATTCGCTCCATGCAGCCACAGCCGATTACCGATGTGAGTCAAGAAACGGCGCAAGCGTCTAATACCAGTACTGATGAAGCTAAAAACAGCGATTCAGTACCGACAGAACAACCGATTCAACCTTCTGTTAGAGCGATGACTCTGTATCAACATCCAGTGAAAATTGAGTTTACTGGCCGTTATTTTGACATTGCGAACTACCTGCTCAAACTAGAGCAAATGCCGCAGCGCTTTTATTGGCAATCTTTGGATTATCAAGTCAGTGATTTCCCACGCGCCAAAGTGGTGCTGCAAATCTATACCTTGGGTCAAAGGGAGGCATTTATCGGTGGCTAG